The Fibrobacter sp. genomic interval GCAAGTTTCAAAAGCATGCCTCCCAGGTTACCGGTCTTTTCACCCACGCCAGTCATTTGTATAACCATAGGCGGGAAAATACCAACTTCAGTCATTGGCTCTGCAATGGATTTACCGCCTGCAATACCGATGGAAATCTTGTTGATAGACTTTTCCACTACCTTGTTGCTTACGGTGGAGGCCACCACCTTCAAGGAATCCATAATGGACACACCGGCGTTCAAAAGGGTTCCCAGGGTGCGGGCAAAGCTTGCCGTTGTGGATTTGATTTGGAGGTCTCCCAGTTTAGGTACCTTCAACATAAAGCCGTCCCAAGCAAACTTGATACTTGGAACCCTCATGGCCAATTTGAATCCGACAATAAAGATGATCAAGCCGATAATCATAAATGCAATGTTGTTCCGTATGAAATCGGATATGCCCATTACCACCAGGGTTGGCCCAGGCAGTTCTGCTCCCAATGATTCAAATTGCTCGGCAAAAGTCGGCACCACGAATGTCATAAGGGCTATCACCACTAAAATGCCGACGATGATGAGCATCACCGGGTAAGTCAAAGCTTTTTTCACCTTGCGCTTCAGGCGTTCCTGGTTTTCAAGAGTTTCGGCTAGACGGGCGAGAATGCCGTCCAAGATACCGCCGGCTTCGCCCGCAGCCACCATGTTGGTGTACAAGGGACCGAACACCTTTGGGTGCTGGGCTAAAGCGTCTGCCAAAGAGGAACCGCCGTTGATAGACTGGGTGACCTTGTGTATCACGTTTTTTAATTCAGGATTGTCGCATTGCTCTTCTAGTATAGTTAAGCACTGCAGCATAGGAAGGCCTGCCGAACTCATGGATGAGAACATTCGAGTGAACCTAGCGATGTCGGCGTGCTTGATTCCAGATCCGATTTTGATTTTAATTTCGGCGGGCTTCTTTTTTAGACTGGTAATCACCAGTCTGCGACGCATGAGCATGGACTCGGCTTCGGCTTTGTCCTTAGCCTCAAGAGTCCCTTGGAAAACATTGCCCTGGGTATTTTGGGCTTTGTATAGGAATTCTGCCATAGGTTACACACCTTCCTTCACGAACAGCTGTTCCAGCTGGTCGGGGCTTGGGGAACGGGAAAGGGCTTCGAAACGGTCCACCTTGCGGTTCTTTACCAGTTCGCAGAGACACATGTTCATGGTGTTCATGCCGAACTTCTGGCCGATTTCAATCATGGATTCAATCTGGTGTACCTTGTCTTCGCGAATTAGGGAACGGATACCGGGGGTCACGTTCATTATTTCGTAGGCCATGACGCGTCCGCCACCGATGCGGGGAACCAATGTCTGGCATATCACGCCCTGGAGCACA includes:
- a CDS encoding type II secretion system F family protein, which encodes MAEFLYKAQNTQGNVFQGTLEAKDKAEAESMLMRRRLVITSLKKKPAEIKIKIGSGIKHADIARFTRMFSSMSSAGLPMLQCLTILEEQCDNPELKNVIHKVTQSINGGSSLADALAQHPKVFGPLYTNMVAAGEAGGILDGILARLAETLENQERLKRKVKKALTYPVMLIIVGILVVIALMTFVVPTFAEQFESLGAELPGPTLVVMGISDFIRNNIAFMIIGLIIFIVGFKLAMRVPSIKFAWDGFMLKVPKLGDLQIKSTTASFARTLGTLLNAGVSIMDSLKVVASTVSNKVVEKSINKISIGIAGGKSIAEPMTEVGIFPPMVIQMTGVGEKTGNLGGMLLKLADFYDEEVDAAVDAVVGMMEPLIIVFLGGAVGGLLVAMYMPMFSMGDAVSNAS